Within the Debaryomyces hansenii CBS767 chromosome E complete sequence genome, the region aatatgGCCCTCATTATCCAACATAATGTTACCATTATGTCTATcctttatttgaagaacatAACAGATGACTGAATATGCTGCTAAACTTCTAGCGAAATTACTTTGTGcctttttatatttatacgAATCTTCATCTCCATAAACcttattaaaataatctttGAGGGAAGCAACTTTACCTTTTGGATTTTCACCACTTTTCAACGTTAAATCTGTTAAAGTTTTCTTGATCGAATGGATCGACattgcattattaattgtCTCTACAAGACCAGTGTTCGCGCTTGTAACAATGatcttcatatttttaGTCCAGACACCGACATTGTTTGCTTTCCAAATGTTTGAaatcattgatattaaCTGACATGCAAATGCTTCTTGCGGCAAATCATCACCATTTTTCGCAATTACTGAGCAAAGATCCCAGTTCTTTAAATGTCCATAGGCACTGGCCTGTCTTATACGATTTTTCTTAGTTGCCCAATCTTCACttaatttaaaatcattttctaatttccTTTCGCCTGCATCAGATGAGTTTCTTCCGACATGAACACTTTGCATAGCTTGAATTTGCTTATAATCAATGTTTTCGAATTTATCTTGCAATGCTTTCATAGAATCAATGATACGTGCTCTGATAGCGGCAGTTTGTTCAGTATTTGTTTGACctgatttttcaagttgCTGTAACATAACTGCAGCTATTCTCATCTGCGTTGATAAATCCCGCGTGTCAAAAGTAGGAGTACCTGGTGAACTAGGCGAAGTCAAGTCAGGTGTCTGTCTTCTTTCCATGTTTGCCTTCTGAGGGGCAGGCAGCGATATGTCAACCCTATGTGTATTCATATCGTTTGCCTgtcttgaattcaaatgattAGTGATGAAACTCTTTTCGTTCGAAAGAGCTACAACAGACATATCACCTAAATCAGCTTCATCAAAGCCTGTGTTTGGTTCGGTGCTGTCAGTTTGACGAGTAGAATCATTACTACTTCTAGTGAAATCTGTGGTTGGTGTCTTGTTACGTCTACCGCTAGCATAAACAAAGTCATTGGTAGACTTACTAAGAATAATACTTTTGTTATGCTCATTTAACGGGTCAAAATCCATTTCTTCACTTAAATATTCGATTAATAACAAGAATGGAACTCTTTCAGCTGAATTTAAAACACAGGCTTCATTCACATTAAGTTTAATTATTCTGTGAAACTTCTTATTTTGGTTACTGCTAATTGGTAACAATTGAGGAATGTCAATTTCGGATGGAAATAtagtattattaatgattgAAAGCTCTGCTCTTAAGGACGTCAAACGTGCTTCTTTAGGTACTTGAGACAACCTTGTCgatatattttgcaatccCATCATGAACTCAGTTTCCTttttaaaataatttaccTGTAAATACTTAATCTTCTGGTCTTGATGCATTGGAAGAATTCTATGATTATTGGCATATTTGTGCTCTTGTAAATCTAATGAAGCAAGTGATGTAGACGACGAGCCGGATATGACAGGTGTAATAGGCATTTCATCGAGTGACCCTTCTCTATTATTTGATCTCAAATCTGGCATCGAGTGGAATGCTATCTTGTTATCTTTCAAGGGTGGTCTCGTGTATATGTCAGCATTTACATCGATAAGTGACTCCGACCCCAATCCCAGTTGTTCAAGTTCTTTTGCTCTCCTAATGTAGGATTTTTTCGATATAATTCTCGTATTAATCTTCATATCTCTTTCGAGCGAGTAATCGCTATTGTAATGTCTATCTTCCCATGTGTCCAAGCTTGACATGGTAGCCGAATTTTGAAGCTTGCGCAGTGCCTTAGAAGTACTATCGGCGCTCTCCTTCGCTGATTCTTCGTGTGTTTTAGTGGTACCTGGATTCGACAAGGAACGGTGGCCTTGATCGATATTGGCATGTTCACTGTGCGACGTGGCCCTTCCTCTATTTTTGAGTGTCAAATTCTTGGTCAATGATTTATGGAAATTAGCCAACTTGAACAAAAGAGACTTCTGCTGCTTCCCCTGTGATGCAATAATCGGCTTGGCGTAAACGTTGATCTGCGGAACCGCAATTGACGCCAAAACAGCACCACACATCGCTATGGACGGTTGCAAGTTTTCTCGAAACTCGCCATGTTTCTTCTGTGCCACCGGCGAATCGTACAATGCCTCCTGGTTGAACATCACGTTCTGAAGCTCGTTGATGAAACTTCTCACAATATGAAACGAATAAGATTCTGGATCATTCTTCAACTCAAACACATACGCTTGTAAATTCCAAAACGTTATTAAGCAAAAATGTGGATACTTCCTACTATAATCCAACatgaattcatttaatGCCATCGAGTCCGTCTCAAAACTTaccaataattgaataagcTGTGGTATGTGGAATTCAACTTCCAAGTAGCTGAAATTATAGAGCTTCTTGACCAAGTAATGATGGACTCCAATGTTGTCTATATTGATCTTTAGCTGATACAAACATTGGAAGATATCAAACGTAGGAGACTCCGTCGATTCAAGCAATGACTCGTATGCTTGGTCCATTATTAGTGTTCTTATTCcgaatatatatactatgttagttatttatatatatcgCTATAAGAGAAAAAGGACAATTCAACAAATCGGGTCACGTGATCTGATATTAACTGATTTTCTTTAGATTCCACTACTAAGAAGTAGACCTAGATATGCTTCCGAAGGGCTTCATGTAAGACTTAAAGGGGTTTTGGCGATGTATATGTGTTTAGTAGTGATATTGTTAGCTAGtttcttgattttctttttttttcgtaCTGATGGTCTCCGTGGCTGCTAAACGGTGTGAGTATCCAAG harbors:
- a CDS encoding DEHA2E11220p (similar to uniprot|P39104 Saccharomyces cerevisiae YNL267W PIK1 Phosphatidylinositol 4-kinase), which translates into the protein MDQAYESLLESTESPTFDIFQCLYQLKINIDNIGVHHYLVKKLYNFSYLEVEFHIPQLIQLLVSFETDSMALNEFMLDYSRKYPHFCLITFWNLQAYVFELKNDPESYSFHIVRSFINELQNVMFNQEALYDSPVAQKKHGEFRENLQPSIAMCGAVLASIAVPQINVYAKPIIASQGKQQKSLLFKLANFHKSLTKNLTLKNRGRATSHSEHANIDQGHRSLSNPGTTKTHEESAKESADSTSKASRKLQNSATMSSLDTWEDRHYNSDYSLERDMKINTRIISKKSYIRRAKELEQSGLGSESLIDVNADIYTRPPLKDNKIAFHSMPDLRSNNREGSLDEMPITPVISGSSSTSLASLDLQEHKYANNHRILPMHQDQKIKYLQVNYFKKETEFMMGLQNISTRLSQVPKEARLTSLRAELSIINNTIFPSEIDIPQLLPISSNQNKKFHRIIKLNVNEACVLNSAERVPFLLLIEYLSEEMDFDPLNEHNKSIILSKSTNDFVYASGRRNKTPTTDFTRSSNDSTRQTDSTEPNTGFDEADLGDMSVVALSNEKSFITNHLNSRQANDMNTHRVDISSPAPQKANMERRQTPDLTSPSSPGTPTFDTRDLSTQMRIAAVMLQQLEKSGQTNTEQTAAIRARIIDSMKALQDKFENIDYKQIQAMQSVHVGRNSSDAGERKLENDFKLSEDWATKKNRIRQASAYGHLKNWDLCSVIAKNGDDLPQEAFACQLISMISNIWKANNVGVWTKNMKIIVTSANTGLVETINNAMSIHSIKKTLTDLTLKSGENPKGKVASLKDYFNKVYGDEDSYKYKKAQSNFARSLAAYSVICYVLQIKDRHNGNIMLDNEGHIIHIDFGFLLSNSPGSVGFEAAPFKLIFEYVEVLGGLEGAQYLKFKELCKECFKALRKNCDHLINIVDLMQKDSSLPCFKNGAQTSVLLKQRLQSDLSDEECDAFVETGLIGKSIGSVYTRLYDQFQLLTQGIYS